Genomic segment of Saprospira sp. CCB-QB6:
TGCAACGGGTAGTTATCGAGGGATTCGTTTTAATGCCAAGGAAGCCTTTGTTTTGCGTTCGGTGGAAGTGGAGTTTAATGGAAGTTATACGGGGCAAGTGAGTTTATTGGATGCTTCGGGGCAGCCTTTGGCTAGTTATAGTGTGCAGACGCAGGGGGCTGGTGTTTTTGTATTGCCTTTGAATTTTTCGGTACCTCAGGCCACTAATTTAGAGTTGCGTTTGACGGGTTCTGGTGGTCAGCCTTATATGGAATATCCTTATTCTGCTTGGGGTAATCATGATTATGAGGAGTTAACTTTATTGGCGGGAACGCCTTATGCGACGGTTTATAGTTGTTTTTATAAGTGGGAAACGGAGCGCTTTGCTTGTCCTGAGCGGCAAGGAGTTGCTTTGGGGAGTTTGTACACGCCGAGCACGAATTTTCCGGAAGATACTTTGAGTTGTGGGGCTTCTGTTTTATTGGATGCGACGAATTTGGGGCCCACTATTTATAATTGGAGTAATGGAGCGAGTACGGCTAGTATTTTGGTGGGGAGTACGCAGCAAGTCAGTTTGACAATGACGGATAGCAGTGGCAACTGTAGTTTTACAGATAGTATTTTTGTAGAAGTGTTGCAATCTCAGGGACTATTTACCAATTTTGTGGATAGTACTGCCTGTTTGGGCCAAACTATGGTTTTGGAGGCGTATAATACGGGTAGCAGTACGTTTTGGCGTCGACAATCAGATGATAGTTTATTGGCTACGGGGACAACTTATAGTTTGAGTGTAGTGGGGGCGGATAGTGTTTATGCGCAGACTTTTGGTGGGTATGAAATTTTGAATCGGGGAGAGCAGCAGCGGGGGACGAGTTCGCAGGCTGGGTTTTACAATTTGGGGAATTATCGGGGGATTACATTTAATGCGTTAACTGATTTTTATTTGGAGTCGGTAGAAATGGATTTCAATGCAGGTTTTCAGGGGGAGGTTCAGTTGCGTTCAGCTTCGGGACAAGTATTGGATAGTCGCCCTATCAATACGGCTAATGCGGGGAGTTATACCTTTACGCTCAATTTTAGTGTGCCCATGGCCAATGGTTTAGAATTGCGTTTAGTGGGTGCTGGTGGGCAAATGTATATGGAGTACCCTTATGGCAATTGGGCTAATTTGCAGTATGCTGAGTTAGCATTTGTAGGGGGGGCGCCTTTTTCTACTGTATATCCAGGTTTTTACAATTGGAAAATTCGAGATTTTAAATGTGAAGAGCGTGCTTTAGTGCGTTGGGATGCTGCATATACGCCTTTAGTTGATTTTCCGACAGATACGATTAGTTGTGGGGCTACGGTTTTATTAGATGCGACCAATGCAGGGCCAACCATTTACAATTGGAGTGATGGGAGCCAGCAAGCGCAGTTATTAGTCAGCAATAGCGGTCCTTATACTGTAGACTTGGTCGATAGCACAGGGGCTTGTGCTAGTCGAGATAGTATTTATGTTAACATTGTTCAGTCATTGGGCGCTAGTAGTTCATTAAGCGATAGTAGTGTTTGTGTGGGCCAAGAAGTTTTGGCTCTTGCACAATCTGCTGGAAGTCATCGTTTTTGGAGAGACTTTAATGGACAACTAATATCTGCTAATGATAGTTTGTCTTTTGTGGTGCAGCAAACCGATAGTTTTTACTTACAGGCTTTTGGCGCTTATGTTCTCGATTGGAGAGGGGAGACGCAAAGGAATATAACTTCGCAGGCTGGTTTTTATAATGTGGGCAATTATCGAGGACTTAGATTTAATGCTTTGGCTGACTTTTATTTGGAGACAGTACAAATAGATTTAAATGCGGCCTTTAATGGTAGCGTACAGCTTTTAGATGCTACTGGGCAGCTTTTGGCTAGCTCGGCAGTAAACACAACAGCTGGAGGGACAATTGTTCAGCCGCTTCATTTTGTAGTTCCGCAGGGCAACAACTTAGAGTTGCGTTTAGTGGGTACTGGCGGGCAAGTATTTGTAGAATATCCCTATTCTAACTGGGCCAACTTGCAGTATGCAGATGTTGAAATATTGGGAGGGGTGCCTATCTCTACCGTATATAATTGTTTTTATAACTGGCAGCTTAGAGATTATGTTTGTGAAGAGCGCGATACACTAAATGTTATAGCTTTGCCTACACCTACTTTTGACTTCCCTGAAGATAGTTTGGTTTGCGGCCAAGGAGTAACCTTAGATATGAGTTATTTATCTGCAGGGAGTTATGACTGGACTAATGGAAGTACCACTGCTAGCATTCAGTTAAATCAATCTCAACAAATAGGTTTATTGGCAAGTATGGGGAGTTGTAGCTATCAAGATAGTATGCAGCTATATATTGTGGATACAATTGCTTTTCAATTAAATGATACCGTTTCTTGTGGTGGTGATTTAAGCCTTACGGCCGATGGGGATAGCACTGGAATTTACCTTTGGTGGGATGCTGCTCAGGGAGGGCAACTCCTCCATGAGGGACAAACTTATCATACTAGCTTATATGATAGTAGTCAGTTGTATGTAGAAGCCTATGCAAAGTTTCCAGAAATGTTTACGGCAGGCTTTATCCAAAATAATAATACGACCCAAGGAGATTATTTTATCTTGCCTTCAGACCGCAGGGGGATTAGTTTTGACCTCAGCCAAGATATGTATCTGGAAACTGTAGATTTTTATGCCAATGGTTCTGTAAATGGACGGGTACTAATTTTGGATCCGGCTGGACAGCATATTTATGAGCAATACTATAATTTTAATCATTTTGGTGCTTTAACGCTTGATCTTGATATCTTTTTGCAAGCAGGCAATGGGTACCAAATTCTATTTGAAAAATATTCAGGAACAGGAGGGCTATATGCCGATTACCCTACTGCTTTCCCATTAGATTATGGTCCTGTTCGGCTACAAGAAGGTATTCCTTTTCCTCAAGTATACTATTATTTCTATAATTGGAAACTAAGTGAATTGAGTTGTCCTAGCCAAAGACAAAGTATGCAGCTGGATATTTTACCCACGGTAAATACCAATTGGGCCATAGATTCTACAGCTTGTGGCAGTACTATAACTTTAGATTTGAGTTACCCTAATGCTAGCTATCTTTGGTCTGATGGCAGCACAGGCTCAAGTATTACCCTTAACCAAAGTGATACGGTTTGGGTAAGGGCCCAAGTAGGAAGCTGTATTACCGAAGACACATTAGCTGTTTATTTGACCAATCCACCCAGCTTTAACCTGTTACCAACTGATACTACAATTTGTGCGGGAGGTCTAGATCTTTTTGCAACTAGTACTGGTTATAC
This window contains:
- a CDS encoding T9SS type A sorting domain-containing protein, yielding MRQIYLFILLLTIILPISAQVDLGADQVLCPGNSLTLDAGNSGSSYLWSTGATGQTIVVSNPGVYWVDVDAGSGPVRDSIELFAVAPLSGPTYLVDTTACVGSSLLFLGDPQAVYQSWSAPLAGYLGEGDSLVMVLQQADSLYWNAYASSLQNSRGEQQRGTSSQAGFYATGSYRGIRFNAKEAFVLRSVEVEFNGSYTGQVSLLDASGQPLASYSVQTQGAGVFVLPLNFSVPQATNLELRLTGSGGQPYMEYPYSAWGNHDYEELTLLAGTPYATVYSCFYKWETERFACPERQGVALGSLYTPSTNFPEDTLSCGASVLLDATNLGPTIYNWSNGASTASILVGSTQQVSLTMTDSSGNCSFTDSIFVEVLQSQGLFTNFVDSTACLGQTMVLEAYNTGSSTFWRRQSDDSLLATGTTYSLSVVGADSVYAQTFGGYEILNRGEQQRGTSSQAGFYNLGNYRGITFNALTDFYLESVEMDFNAGFQGEVQLRSASGQVLDSRPINTANAGSYTFTLNFSVPMANGLELRLVGAGGQMYMEYPYGNWANLQYAELAFVGGAPFSTVYPGFYNWKIRDFKCEERALVRWDAAYTPLVDFPTDTISCGATVLLDATNAGPTIYNWSDGSQQAQLLVSNSGPYTVDLVDSTGACASRDSIYVNIVQSLGASSSLSDSSVCVGQEVLALAQSAGSHRFWRDFNGQLISANDSLSFVVQQTDSFYLQAFGAYVLDWRGETQRNITSQAGFYNVGNYRGLRFNALADFYLETVQIDLNAAFNGSVQLLDATGQLLASSAVNTTAGGTIVQPLHFVVPQGNNLELRLVGTGGQVFVEYPYSNWANLQYADVEILGGVPISTVYNCFYNWQLRDYVCEERDTLNVIALPTPTFDFPEDSLVCGQGVTLDMSYLSAGSYDWTNGSTTASIQLNQSQQIGLLASMGSCSYQDSMQLYIVDTIAFQLNDTVSCGGDLSLTADGDSTGIYLWWDAAQGGQLLHEGQTYHTSLYDSSQLYVEAYAKFPEMFTAGFIQNNNTTQGDYFILPSDRRGISFDLSQDMYLETVDFYANGSVNGRVLILDPAGQHIYEQYYNFNHFGALTLDLDIFLQAGNGYQILFEKYSGTGGLYADYPTAFPLDYGPVRLQEGIPFPQVYYYFYNWKLSELSCPSQRQSMQLDILPTVNTNWAIDSTACGSTITLDLSYPNASYLWSDGSTGSSITLNQSDTVWVRAQVGSCITEDTLAVYLTNPPSFNLLPTDTTICAGGLDLFATSTGYTQIWYADAAGQQILGYGDSLRLTPSDSQTVWLEGVDFMPSAQNYAWQEFPTLNGLFEEIGSSFYPERGLLFDAAEPLLLDQFSVFADSTAEVEITLTDRFGYMLYSQTYSLQFGENIIRPQWFVPQENGYRLSLRMIWGKGIYTISSFSYPLAADALTIQSAYPLALGTTYPAFFRLKISRLACATNRIPVYVNVPETPEITMPSDTAICGAANNLMIAATATNPNYQYQWSTGDTSAQVQLNQAGTYSVTVTNMGLCENRKSFDLQLLSPPVPYLASDSSICSSTTLSMLTPANDGVLQWQNNQGVVFLGAPYTAYIDSSQSFLIHNQAKAYTRLGEQMAPNPQDLSQYQPFVLPNTFDAFQAVLIDSVAVYAAQAPATVELVLRDANNQELARKAFTIQQAHTKVFLAADFFVPVGNDYRLELTGLSTDFLVQQNLTYPMSSTAQVAELTGTTLPGLSYSPFFDWHIGYGMSSCAASQMDSFSVNVRLPLLLPDSLFSCDTASIDAGFAQAQSYSWSTGATTPTIILDSAGLYYVNMDAGNGCQATDSIVFSQPTPLALPHDGALCTDELSSNYSSNMAQSFSWSTGENTSQIIPASPGNYSLILVDNFGCTLTDSIFISQLSSPPNVNIGSLLPICDNRLLDAGFGNQGYSYNWNTGETSQTILANSAGTYQVTVTAPTGCAGQDSVILYQDSLPTANFSYTLSGTAVSFTNLSLNQSSQVWYFGDSTATSFGSPFHFYTDTGCYEVRLYAYNDCGSDTLIQAVPVGVDPASCQLGTAILPLAQIHQGLKLFPNPSAGNLQLQLKAAPLQDGEIRIYNLSGQLLQQANWPAGQQQQELQLQDWPNGLYLLELHLQGESWRKRFVLKH